AGAGATCAGTAAAGACGGATGGGATACATCTGATATTGTCCTTTTAGCTCGTGGAGACAACTACGCAGATGCACTTGCAGGTGTTCCTTTATCCCATAAGCTTGATGCACCTTTATTGTTAACTGAATCAGATTCACTTACTGACGTAACAATGGATGAAATCAGTAGGCTAAACGCTTCAAAAGTAATTATTCTAGGTGGAGAAGTCGCCATTAGTGAAGATGTTAAAGCATCATTAAAAGATATGGGCATAAGTGTAGAACGTATCGCTGGCCAAGACCGCTATGAAACAGCACAAAAGATTGCTGAAGTAATACTCCAAACGGAGCAGAAACAGCAGTAGTAGTAAATGGTCAAAACTTCCCTGATGCCTTATCAGTCGCTTCCTATGCTGCGAAGCACGGTTATCCAATCTTATTAACAGAAGCAGATGAATTAGCAGATGCTACGAAAGACGCATTAATAGAGCTTAAAGTGAAAAACACTTATGTTATTGGTGGAAAGAAAGTAGTAACAGCTGATGTCATGGCCCAGTTACCTGAAGCTACTAGATTAGCTGGGGATGATCGCTACCAAACGTCAATAGCCGTTTCCAACCATTTTGATGAAGGAGCAGACCATCAGTACATTGCAACAGGTGAAAAATTCGCTGATGCGTTAACTGGTGCCGCTCTTGCAGCAAAAAATGGTACAGGAGTGTTATTAGTAGGGACATCTGTCCATGAAGAATTACAAGACTTTCTTACTGAAAAACAACCAAACCTTTTAACCATATTTGGTGGAACAGTAGCTGTTTCAGAAGATGTTGAAGGTAAGCTTCACTCTTTGTTTAAATAATTGAGTGAAAAAATTGAAGCAAAAGAGACTATCTACTCAAAGATAGTCTCTTTTGCTTCACTTCATCCATCTCTATTTCTTAAATCATGAGAAACCTTTCAAAATCTTTTACAAAAGGTTTTTTGCTAATTTTTTTGCAATCTTGTCAATTTTCTCTTTCATATAATCATCCTCTATTTGCTCCATATAAACACTTTTAACTACTTGTCGTTTTTTCATCTGATAATATTCCCATAATGCCGTTTTTAACGTTAAGTCTTTCTCCATTAAAAATTGTGGATCAACGATGAGTTTAATCATTTGATAATCTTGTTCTAACCATAGCTCTACGTTTCCATCATAGAAAAATCCCTTTTTTTGCCCATCTCTATAAAATACTAAAAGGTTTTTTTCTCGTTTTTGAAGCGCCTCTTCTAGTTGCTCGTATTTTTCAGGATATAGTGAACGGACATCACTTACTAACTTTTCGGAAACGTATAAGACGATATTAATCGTTTCGTTCAATGATTCTTGGAACGAAATCGCCATGTTTTGAAGCTCCAATTCTTCTTTTTCAGAAACTTTATTTATATAGGCTAAATATTGATCAATTATTTTTAATATAATGTTATCCTTTGACGAAAAATACTTATAGACCGTCGCTTTACTCAAATCCATAATTTGAGCAATTTGATCAGAAGTAATCGATTGTAGTCCTCTCTCTCTCGTTATAGGAATTAGCTTTTGAATATATTGTTCTTTTTTCTGTTCGTTCATACATGAACACTTCCTGTCTCGGTTTACTCATACCTTATTATACTAGAATTTCATCCAAAAAACTAACTAAACTATTTTAGTTGTTTTTGGTTTACTAAGTTTATATCTTATGTTACACTCTAATCAATCGAAAAAAAGAATGAAGGTGGCGAATAGAATGAAAAAAATCAAACTAGGATCACAAGGGTTAGAAGTGTCGAAAATGGGCTTAGGCTGTATGGGAATGTCTGAGTTTTACGGTAAAACAGACGAAACAGAGTCCATCCAAACCATTCATAGAGCCATCGAATTAGGTGTCACCTTTTTTGATACAGCGGACAGCTATGGTTACGATGAAGATGGAATGGGAGTCAATGAAAAGCTTGTTGGTAAAGCGCTACTCCTTTTCGCTCTCAAGTTCAGATCGCGACGAAGTTTGGTCCTGTTCGCAATAAGACACAAATGTTAGGCCTTAATGGCTCTCCTGAATATGTAAAAGAAGCTTGTGAAGCAAGCCTTAAAAGACTCAATGTCGATACGATTGATTTATATTACTTACATCGCGTAGATCCAAACACACCGATTGAAGAAACCGTTGCTGCCATGGGTGAGCTAGTAAAGGAAGGTAAAGTAAAATATATTGGTTTATCAGAAGTAACATCTGAACAAATTAAAAAAAGCACACTCCGTTCACCCGATTACCGCCATCCAAACTGAATATTCCATTTGGTCTAGAGATGTTGAAACGGATGTTTTAAAAACCATCAATGGATTAGGAATTGGATTTGTGCCTTATAGTCCTCTAGGACGTGGTTTTTTAACAGGAAAACTAAAGAGCAGACAACAATTAAGCAAAAACGATTGGCGTTTAAACAACCCTAGATTCACAGATGAAGCGTTTAATCACAACTTAAAAATAGTGGAAGGAATTGAAACACTAGCAACGCAAAAAGGCGTCACTTCTGCTCAAATTGCTTTAGCTTGGGTTTGTGCACAAGGGGAAAATATCGCACCCATCCCTGGAACAAAAAGAATGAAATATTTAGAGCAAAATGTTGCTTCTTTAAATGTAGAGCTAACAAAAGAGGACTTACATTTTATTAATGAACTTGCCCCAGTTGGGAGTACGTTTGGAGAAAGATATTAAGTAGTCAATTAAAAACCTTAGAAAAGAGATGAAATAACCATGACATTTAAATCTACTAAAAACTCTCACATTGCTCAATCACTTGCCCATCGTTGGTATGTTATTTATGAAAGTGAAATCACAGACAAAATGATCGAAAATCAAATAGACATTCTTTCTCCAAATGTAAAAATTTCTTCTCCTAATGGGGTCGCAACTAATGCGGACGAATTTATTGCAAGCTTACATCGTTTACCAAAGAACAACAGGCACTCCCATCACATGAAGTCCTTTTCTTTCAATGAAATAAGCGAAAATGAGGGCGAATTAGCTATAGACATTGTTTATCAAAATGAAAATGAAACAGGTGATTTAAATGCCTTTAAGATTCATTATGACAACAAGATAAGCTTTAATGGAGAAAACTGGACTTTTAATGAAATCAATATTAACATTGTTGAACCCGTTGAGATTACTTCTTTTGAAAGTGCTCATCACTACAATCGAGTAAACAGTTTTGCGCATTACTATCTCTATTTAATGGAACAACTAAACGGGAATGCCGAACCATATAAAGAACTGTTTTCAACTGAAGGGTTTGAATTTGTCTTCTCTCCTAACCCACCGATAACAAGCTTTGAAGGGTTTGCAGATT
This portion of the Bacillus carboniphilus genome encodes:
- a CDS encoding cell wall-binding repeat-containing protein → MGGKKVVTADVMAQLPEATRLAGDDRYQTSIAVSNHFDEGADHQYIATGEKFADALTGAALAAKNGTGVLLVGTSVHEELQDFLTEKQPNLLTIFGGTVAVSEDVEGKLHSLFK
- a CDS encoding TetR/AcrR family transcriptional regulator, with protein sequence MNEQKKEQYIQKLIPITRERGLQSITSDQIAQIMDLSKATVYKYFSSKDNIILKIIDQYLAYINKVSEKEELELQNMAISFQESLNETINIVLYVSEKLVSDVRSLYPEKYEQLEEALQKREKNLLVFYRDGQKKGFFYDGNVELWLEQDYQMIKLIVDPQFLMEKDLTLKTALWEYYQMKKRQVVKSVYMEQIEDDYMKEKIDKIAKKLAKNLL